A single Populus alba chromosome 7, ASM523922v2, whole genome shotgun sequence DNA region contains:
- the LOC118032087 gene encoding rust resistance kinase Lr10-like has protein sequence MTGGFKEELGEGGFGCVYKGKLRSGRSAAIKLLGKSKANGQDFINEVATIGRIHHTNVVQLVGFCAEGSKRALVYDFMPNGSLNNFIFSQERSVSLSWEKLHEISLGVAHGIEYLHRGCEMQILHFDIKPHNILLDEHFTPKVADFGLARLCPTNESLKSLTAAGGTIGYMAPELFYKNIGRVSYKADVYSFGMLLLEMAGRRKNLNPLAERCSEIYWPDWVRDQVSNEKAIEIGDGSTEEEQKIVKKMVIVGLWCIQMNPLNRPAMNEVVEMLEGDMESLQLPPRPVLNLDEKPMNTCGESSSMSDYSSESVSLLENA, from the coding sequence ATGACCGGAGGTTTCAAGGAAGAGTTGGGCGAAGGAGGTTTTGGTTGTGTGTACAAGGGAAAGCTTCGCAGTGGGCGTTCTGCAGCGATAAAATTGCTGGGAAAATCCAAGGCTAATGGACAAGATTTCATCAATGAAGTCGCTACCATTGGAAGGATTCACCACACCAATGTAGTTCAACTAGTTGGTTTTTGTGCTGAGGGATCAAAACGCGCTCTTGTATATGATTTCATGCCCAATGGATCtcttaataatttcattttttctcaaGAAAGATCTGTCTCTTTAAGCTGGGAAAAATTGCATGAGATTTCCCTTGGAGTGGCTCATGGCATCGAATATCTACATCGAGGTTGTGAGATGCAGATCCTACATTTTGACATTAAGCCTCACAACATTCTTCTCGATGAACATTTCACTCCAAAAGTTGCTGATTTTGGACTTGCTAGGTTGTGTCCAACAAATGAGAGTCTTAAATCTCTCACTGCAGCGGGGGGAACGATAGGATACATGGCGCCAGAACTGTTCTACAAGAACATCGGGCGCGTCTCATACAAAGCTGATGTTTATAGCTTTGGAATGTTGCTGTTGGAAATGGCAGGCAGAAGGAAGAATTTGAATCCGTTGGCTGAAAGGTGCAGCGAGATTTACTGGCCAGATTGGGTTCGTGACCAAGTCTCTAATGAGAAGGCTATAGAAATTGGAGATGGTAGCACGGAAGAAGAACAAAAGATAGTCAAGAAGATGGTTATTGTAGGGTTGTGGTGTATACAAATGAACCCTCTGAATCGGCCCGCAATGAACGAAGTTGTGGAGATGCTTGAAGGAGACATGGAAAGCCTGCAACTGCCTCCGAGACCAGTTCTAAATCTAGATGAGAAGCCAATGAACACTTGTGGAGAGTCATCTTCCATGTCTGATTATTCTTCGGAATCAGTCAGCTTGCTTGAAAATGCATAG
- the LOC140954178 gene encoding uncharacterized protein — MARLLFAGSIALLLLLLVFQNSNCEDNKTCAPSSCGNLTISYPFRLESDPSYCGNPLYTLRCEKNISTVLYLDSRKYYVQAINDTNLTIRVVDAGVIQNDCSSLPEFSLTYARLGNSRGEYTIPTSRNTSLDYITYPYTWFQYKRTGPKWFPKYKPLPLSQMMIFINCANPVNSPLYIETGTCLNGVKSSNVSLLRRSYVNVGGMKASDLMELCSLERMTLLPVKDYKSMSYKEIHSQLAYGFELSWHYSMCGSCAYACYIDDSYNTHCIGGQN, encoded by the coding sequence ATGGCTAGGCTCCTCTTTGCTGGCTCCATAGCCTTACTCCTCCTGCTGCTAGTCTTCCAAAACAGTAACTGCGAGGATAACAAAACCTGTGCCCCTTCTTCATGTGGCAACCTTACTATTAGCTACCCCTTTAGGCTAGAAAGTGATCCATCTTACTGTGGAAACCCTCTCTATACCCTCCGTTGCGAGAAAAATATCTCTACAGTTTTGTATTTAGACTCACGAAAATACTACGTGCAGGCAATCAACGACACCAACTTGACAATCCGAGTGGTTGATGCTGGTGTTATACAAAATGATTGCTCTTCTCTTCCTGAATTTTCTCTAACATATGCAAGATTAGGTAATTCCAGAGGGGAATATACTATTCctacttcaagaaatacaagcTTAGATTATATCACATATCCATATACATGGTTTCAATACAAAAGGACAGGGCCGAAATGGTTTCCCAAATACAAGCCTCTCCCGTTATCGCAGATGATGATTTTCATAAACTGTGCAAATCCAGTGAATTCTCCGCTGTACATAGAAACCGGTACTTGCCTTAATGGAGTAAAATCTTCCAATGTTTCACTCTTGAGGCGTTCTTATGTGAACGTTGGTGGGATGAAGGCTTCGGATCTGATGGAACTGTGCAGCTTAGAGAGGATGACGTTGTTGCCAGTCAAGGATTACAAGAGCATGTCCTATAAGGAAATCCACAGTCAGCTCGCATATGGGTTTGAGCTTTCATGGCACTATAGCATGTGTGGAAGTTGTGCATATGCATGCTACATCGATGATTCGTACAATACACACTGCATAGGTGGGCAAAATTGA